The following proteins come from a genomic window of Pyxidicoccus sp. MSG2:
- a CDS encoding arginyltransferase, translating to MALLLAHDVEAPRPCSYLPEREASLENLLMQDVTAEEYEHLLVRGWRRFGPVYFRPACSACNECVSLRIPVDGFRPNRSQRRARANCAHLRVEVGTPRVDPSRLALYRAWHAEREAAREWNPSPITARDYSLQFSFPHPSARELTWYDDGAEGGPKLVGVGLCDETPRAWSAVYFFYDPAYAHLSLGTANVVRQVELARERGIPHVYLGYRVQACASLRYKGGFRPNELMRERPALDAPPRWEPAPPEEP from the coding sequence ATGGCCCTCCTCCTGGCTCACGACGTCGAGGCTCCCCGCCCCTGTAGTTACCTGCCGGAGCGGGAGGCCTCCCTGGAAAATCTACTGATGCAGGACGTCACGGCGGAGGAGTACGAGCACCTGCTGGTGCGCGGGTGGCGCCGCTTCGGGCCGGTGTACTTCCGGCCCGCCTGCTCGGCCTGCAATGAATGCGTCTCGCTGCGCATCCCCGTGGACGGCTTCCGCCCCAACCGCAGCCAGCGCCGGGCGCGCGCCAATTGCGCCCACCTGCGGGTGGAGGTGGGGACGCCCCGGGTGGACCCGTCCCGGCTGGCCCTGTACCGCGCGTGGCATGCGGAGCGCGAGGCCGCGCGCGAGTGGAACCCGTCGCCGATTACCGCGCGCGACTACTCGCTCCAGTTCTCCTTCCCGCACCCGTCCGCGCGCGAGCTGACCTGGTACGACGATGGCGCGGAAGGAGGCCCGAAGCTGGTGGGCGTGGGCCTGTGCGACGAGACGCCGCGTGCCTGGAGCGCGGTGTACTTCTTCTATGACCCGGCCTACGCGCACCTGTCGCTCGGCACCGCCAACGTGGTGCGCCAGGTGGAATTGGCCCGGGAGCGCGGCATCCCCCACGTGTACCTGGGCTACCGCGTCCAGGCGTGCGCGTCGCTGCGCTACAAGGGCGGCTTTCGTCCGAACGAGTTGATGCGGGAGCGGCCCGCGCTGGATGCGCCGCCCCGGTGGGAGCCGGCGCCTCCCGAAGAGCCGTGA
- a CDS encoding glycosyltransferase family 2 protein, which yields MSAIDVSVVMPTHKREKEVVEAIRSVLRQEGVSVEVIVLDDTPEGTARATVEGLGDARVRYLVNDPPSKGRPAVVRNHGATLARGRYLHFLDDDDMLAEGSLHAMVSALDARPDAGVAVGWVVPFGDDADWLKDKSEYFEWAAKVGASTPNSAWTVAHILFRGTLYVNSACMVRREHFAPLGGFDASIPVYEDVDFYLRGIRAYGHVYVNRPILHYRTGRPSLMHNLGKDGTLVMQSNEMIHGKYRQTNGMLEYRALQLLMRALPFDVAKKLPLRLPKQGRAS from the coding sequence ATGTCAGCGATTGATGTCTCGGTGGTGATGCCCACCCACAAGAGGGAAAAGGAAGTGGTGGAGGCCATCCGCTCCGTGCTCCGCCAGGAGGGGGTGAGTGTGGAGGTCATCGTCCTGGATGACACGCCCGAGGGCACGGCGCGCGCGACGGTGGAGGGGCTGGGGGACGCGCGGGTGCGCTACCTCGTGAATGACCCGCCCTCCAAGGGCCGCCCGGCGGTGGTGCGCAACCATGGGGCCACACTGGCCCGGGGCCGCTACCTGCACTTCCTCGACGACGACGACATGCTCGCGGAGGGCTCGCTGCACGCCATGGTGAGCGCGCTGGACGCCCGGCCGGACGCCGGTGTCGCGGTGGGCTGGGTGGTGCCCTTTGGCGACGACGCGGACTGGCTGAAGGACAAGAGCGAGTACTTCGAGTGGGCGGCGAAGGTGGGCGCCAGCACGCCCAACAGCGCGTGGACGGTGGCGCACATCCTCTTCCGCGGCACGCTGTATGTGAACTCCGCGTGCATGGTGCGCCGCGAGCACTTCGCGCCGCTGGGCGGCTTCGACGCCTCCATCCCCGTCTACGAGGACGTGGACTTCTACCTGCGCGGCATCCGCGCCTACGGCCACGTGTACGTCAACCGCCCCATCCTGCACTACCGCACGGGCCGGCCCTCGCTGATGCACAACCTGGGCAAGGACGGCACGCTGGTCATGCAGTCCAACGAGATGATTCACGGCAAGTACCGCCAGACGAACGGCATGCTGGAGTACCGCGCCCTGCAGCTGCTGATGCGCGCGCTGCCCTTCGACGTCGCCAAGAAGCTGCCGCTGCGACTGCCCAAGCAGGGGCGGGCCTCGTGA
- a CDS encoding pyridoxal-dependent decarboxylase: protein MSLKSRILGTAKRQVKDTLRPVLQKAMAPSRTAIPASHWGLEHRPGQGLCLEGVPLKELTARWGSPLHVVHLAALGRNVERFLAVPPGRAGGAEVYYSYKTNPIPGVLSFMHERGVGAEVISAYELWLALKLGVAPERIVYNGPAKSEASVREAISRGIQLLAANHAEELAVFSRVAAEVGRRPRVAVRVSTDSGWSAQFGTPIAGGAALRACQQARDSKHLDLVGLHAHRGATIRTEGELTGFVESVLAFTDTLHQELGQDLEVLDLGGSLCTPTTEHIAERDWRLNLTFFRDVPAPDPAASLSIERYVALVVEMVESHYARRGRQRPRIFLEPGRAMTGDTQLLLANVHALKQGEDRTWAVMDAGVNHAECVRNEYHQLFHVERPDAEASRVYTVVGPICTPGDTLYYAKRLPELSVGDTLAIMDAGAYFVPFATSFSFPQPAIIALDGGRERLLRRAETFDDLVTFDAPPAEPARLSG, encoded by the coding sequence GTGAGCCTCAAGAGCCGCATCCTCGGTACCGCGAAGCGCCAGGTGAAGGACACGCTGCGGCCGGTGCTGCAGAAGGCCATGGCGCCCTCGCGCACCGCCATCCCCGCCTCGCACTGGGGGTTGGAGCACCGCCCCGGCCAGGGGCTGTGCCTGGAGGGCGTGCCTCTGAAGGAATTGACGGCCCGCTGGGGCTCGCCGCTGCACGTGGTGCACCTGGCCGCGCTCGGCCGCAACGTGGAGCGATTCCTCGCGGTGCCACCCGGCCGCGCGGGCGGCGCCGAGGTCTACTACTCGTACAAGACGAACCCCATCCCGGGCGTGCTGTCCTTCATGCACGAGCGGGGCGTGGGCGCGGAGGTCATCTCCGCCTATGAGTTGTGGCTGGCGCTGAAGCTGGGCGTGGCCCCGGAGCGCATCGTCTACAACGGCCCGGCGAAGTCCGAGGCCTCCGTGCGCGAGGCGATTTCCCGAGGCATCCAGTTGCTCGCCGCCAACCACGCGGAGGAGCTGGCCGTCTTCTCGCGCGTCGCCGCGGAGGTGGGCCGCCGCCCGCGCGTGGCGGTGCGGGTGAGCACGGACAGCGGCTGGTCCGCGCAGTTCGGCACGCCCATCGCCGGAGGCGCAGCGCTGCGCGCCTGCCAGCAGGCGCGCGACTCCAAGCACCTGGACCTGGTGGGGCTGCACGCCCACCGCGGCGCCACCATCCGCACCGAGGGCGAGCTCACCGGCTTCGTGGAGTCGGTGCTCGCCTTCACGGACACGCTGCACCAGGAGCTGGGTCAGGATTTGGAGGTGCTCGACCTGGGCGGCAGCCTGTGCACGCCGACGACGGAGCACATCGCCGAGCGCGACTGGCGGCTCAACCTCACCTTCTTCCGCGACGTGCCCGCGCCGGACCCGGCGGCGTCGCTCTCCATCGAGCGCTACGTGGCGCTGGTGGTGGAGATGGTGGAGTCGCACTACGCGCGCCGGGGCCGCCAGCGCCCGCGCATCTTCCTGGAGCCGGGCCGCGCCATGACGGGCGACACGCAGCTGCTCCTGGCCAACGTCCACGCCCTCAAGCAGGGCGAGGACCGCACCTGGGCCGTCATGGACGCCGGCGTCAACCATGCCGAGTGCGTGCGCAACGAGTACCACCAGCTCTTCCACGTGGAGCGGCCGGACGCGGAGGCCTCGCGCGTGTACACGGTGGTGGGCCCCATCTGCACGCCGGGCGACACGCTCTACTACGCCAAGCGCCTGCCGGAGCTCTCCGTGGGAGACACCCTGGCCATCATGGACGCGGGGGCGTACTTCGTGCCCTTCGCCACGTCCTTCTCCTTCCCGCAGCCGGCCATCATCGCGCTGGACGGCGGCAGGGAGCGGCTGTTGCGCCGCGCCGAGACGTTCGATGACCTGGTGACGTTCGACGCGCCGCCCGCCGAGCCCGCCCGCCTCAGCGGTTGA
- a CDS encoding carbamoyl-phosphate synthase has protein sequence MKRHFVSLLTATLAAATSGASMPPRGTSSGLASQVPSAVRAGTPRSRRGGESMAPESQQEIEDAMVEQAPQARVEGRPSVLLFSASFYGTLAAARCFGRNGIDVTVADPAKLGPASWSRYVGRRVQCPPESRAEDFVAWLLDFGRREPMRHVLYPTSDELAWLVSVHREALSQYFHLYDPGVDAVYGLLNKRKLFEVGQEVGLRLPRTWFPESEAALDAVSREARFPVLIKPTTQILYSTHRKGHPVSEPSQLAEEYRAFSRDGYADMLVKFDPAVARPMVQEFHPEAAQGIYSLSGFVDETGELFEVRGAMKVLQRPRRLGVGVCFESAPVREELADGLKRLCKRLGYHGVFEVEFIQTKDDFLLIDFNPRYYGQMGFDIARGLPLPLLAYHAAVGDRDSLLREVKAAREWQGRGEVFCNRIALEMLLNLQRLSGALPGEEARQWRQWLESHRGVSVDPLIDSDDLVPTAVELAQILYVSARHPRAFLRSMVLNR, from the coding sequence ATGAAACGGCACTTCGTCTCCCTCCTCACCGCGACGCTCGCCGCGGCCACCTCTGGCGCCAGCATGCCCCCGCGAGGCACGTCCTCCGGGCTGGCCTCGCAGGTGCCCTCCGCGGTCCGCGCGGGGACGCCGCGCTCGCGGCGGGGTGGGGAGTCGATGGCACCGGAATCACAGCAGGAGATTGAGGACGCCATGGTGGAGCAGGCACCCCAGGCGCGTGTGGAGGGGCGGCCGTCCGTGCTGCTCTTCTCCGCGAGCTTCTACGGCACGCTCGCGGCCGCGCGCTGTTTCGGGCGCAACGGTATCGACGTCACGGTGGCGGACCCCGCGAAGCTGGGGCCCGCGAGCTGGTCCCGCTACGTCGGGCGCCGCGTCCAGTGCCCCCCCGAGTCGCGTGCAGAGGACTTCGTCGCGTGGCTGCTGGACTTCGGCCGGCGCGAGCCGATGCGGCACGTGCTCTATCCGACGAGCGACGAGCTGGCGTGGCTGGTGTCCGTCCACCGCGAGGCGCTCTCGCAGTACTTCCACCTCTATGACCCGGGCGTGGACGCCGTCTACGGCCTGCTCAACAAGCGCAAGCTCTTCGAGGTGGGCCAGGAGGTGGGCCTGCGGCTGCCGCGCACCTGGTTCCCCGAGTCCGAGGCGGCCCTGGACGCGGTGTCGCGCGAGGCGCGCTTCCCCGTCCTCATCAAGCCCACCACCCAGATTCTCTACTCCACCCACCGCAAGGGCCACCCGGTGTCGGAGCCCTCGCAGCTGGCGGAGGAGTACCGCGCCTTCTCGCGCGACGGGTACGCGGACATGCTGGTGAAGTTCGACCCGGCGGTGGCCCGCCCCATGGTGCAGGAGTTCCACCCGGAGGCGGCGCAGGGCATCTACAGCCTGTCCGGCTTCGTGGACGAGACAGGCGAATTGTTCGAGGTGCGCGGCGCCATGAAGGTGCTCCAGCGCCCCCGCCGCCTGGGCGTGGGCGTGTGCTTCGAGTCCGCCCCGGTGCGCGAGGAGCTGGCCGACGGGCTGAAGCGGCTGTGCAAGCGTCTGGGCTACCACGGCGTCTTCGAGGTGGAGTTCATCCAGACGAAGGACGACTTCCTCCTCATCGACTTCAACCCCCGCTACTACGGGCAGATGGGCTTCGACATCGCCCGGGGCCTGCCGCTGCCGCTGCTCGCGTACCACGCGGCGGTCGGTGACAGGGACTCGCTCCTGCGCGAGGTGAAGGCCGCGCGCGAGTGGCAGGGGCGGGGCGAGGTGTTCTGCAACCGGATTGCGCTGGAGATGCTGCTCAACCTCCAGCGGCTGTCCGGCGCGCTCCCGGGAGAAGAAGCGCGCCAGTGGCGGCAGTGGCTGGAGTCGCACCGGGGCGTGTCGGTGGACCCCCTCATCGACTCGGATGACCTGGTGCCCACCGCGGTGGAGCTGGCGCAGATTCTCTACGTCTCCGCGCGCCACCCCCGCGCCTTCCTGCGCTCCATGGTGCTCAACCGCTGA
- a CDS encoding methylase encodes MSSLDTQTRGRTSRGRLRALDAYLCHAERELLSRRDGPWARAVFVDVGFGEHPWTTLESAEAFRALQPELAVIGVELDAERARAASAHADARTHFREGGFELPLGEDEPARLVRAMNLLRQGPPERVPEVHRTLSRYLLPSGLLVEGSADPEGAILTAHLLRRGPDAEAPPFREALLFHTDFRHGFAPLLFRDWLPRDLRRRVRPGEPIHAFFSEWDAAWREARAAGHAAPPDAFHETAPRLAARTGGVETDAWLLERGFLVWKAEGGVSP; translated from the coding sequence ATGTCGTCGCTGGACACCCAGACGCGCGGACGGACTTCGCGTGGCCGCCTGCGCGCGCTGGACGCGTACCTGTGCCACGCCGAGCGCGAGCTGCTCTCCCGCCGCGACGGCCCGTGGGCGCGCGCCGTCTTCGTCGACGTGGGCTTCGGCGAGCACCCGTGGACGACGCTGGAGAGCGCCGAGGCCTTCCGGGCCCTCCAGCCGGAGCTGGCCGTCATCGGCGTGGAGCTGGACGCGGAGCGCGCCCGCGCCGCCTCGGCCCACGCGGACGCCCGCACGCACTTCCGCGAGGGAGGCTTCGAGCTGCCGCTCGGCGAGGACGAGCCCGCCCGCCTCGTGCGCGCCATGAACCTGCTGCGGCAGGGCCCGCCCGAGCGCGTCCCCGAGGTCCACCGGACGCTCTCCCGCTATCTGCTGCCATCCGGTCTGCTGGTCGAGGGCAGCGCGGACCCGGAGGGGGCCATCCTCACCGCGCACCTGCTGCGCCGCGGGCCCGACGCCGAGGCGCCGCCCTTCCGCGAGGCCCTCCTCTTCCACACGGACTTCCGCCACGGCTTCGCGCCCCTGCTGTTCCGCGACTGGCTGCCGCGCGATTTGCGCCGCCGCGTGCGGCCGGGCGAGCCCATCCACGCCTTCTTCTCCGAATGGGACGCCGCCTGGCGCGAGGCCCGTGCCGCCGGCCACGCCGCGCCCCCTGACGCCTTTCACGAGACGGCCCCGCGACTCGCCGCCCGCACCGGTGGGGTGGAGACCGACGCGTGGCTTCTCGAGCGGGGCTTCCTCGTCTGGAAGGCCGAGGGTGGCGTCAGCCCGTGA
- a CDS encoding MBL fold metallo-hydrolase — protein sequence MRFTLHRGVSLAVLASARTEADHHEDLGCSIQGPTARPVRRAHLPLKRHIAMLGREGALREADALVRWLEETPRYAALCEDGRRRRGRRVLRREVLFPDAHRHRPRVLHLRQESLGLDVPVRASEWPHVADLFATLARGATRAELRALSVVPVVAGLLADLGQAGWLVRHEAPVEVPAPGALFVGHNTVLVSGREARVLVDPYFRPAGLVDSRGYAPMQPRDVGRVDAVVITHSHGDHFHLGSLLPLPRDTRIFVPAVERESLFSTDCALRLSQLGFTRVEPLRWGESRQVGDVTVRALPFHGEQPTDEAGPYPDLFNEGNAWLVRAPGFSSAFFADSGHDVRGDMGEVCRRVLREEGPVDVLFCGVRGFRLAPIFFGFSTLDAFLVNVPRRALTKPQQLMAGPEEALHYGELLGARYVVPCADGGAPWYWREGMGPRYQGYPGQPVSGASQLDENPDADPYPERLAEVRRAVGHGPQALLLRPGEALAWKGRRKPEVMRYPGFTWPY from the coding sequence ATGCGATTCACCCTGCACCGGGGCGTCAGCCTGGCCGTGCTCGCGTCGGCCCGGACGGAAGCCGACCACCACGAGGACCTGGGCTGCAGCATCCAGGGCCCCACCGCGCGCCCCGTGCGCCGGGCCCACCTGCCGCTCAAGCGCCACATCGCCATGCTGGGCCGCGAGGGCGCGCTGCGCGAGGCGGATGCGCTGGTGCGCTGGCTCGAGGAGACGCCCCGCTATGCCGCGCTGTGCGAGGACGGCCGGCGGCGCCGCGGCCGGCGCGTGCTGCGGCGCGAGGTGCTCTTCCCGGACGCCCACCGGCACCGCCCGCGTGTGCTGCACCTGCGCCAGGAGTCACTGGGCCTGGACGTCCCCGTGCGCGCGTCCGAGTGGCCGCACGTCGCGGACCTCTTCGCCACGCTGGCCCGGGGCGCCACCCGCGCGGAATTGCGCGCCCTGTCCGTGGTCCCCGTGGTGGCGGGCTTGCTGGCGGACCTGGGGCAGGCCGGCTGGCTGGTCCGGCACGAGGCGCCCGTGGAGGTGCCCGCGCCCGGCGCCCTCTTCGTGGGGCACAACACGGTGCTGGTGTCCGGCCGCGAGGCGCGCGTGCTGGTGGACCCGTACTTCCGGCCCGCGGGCCTGGTGGACTCGCGAGGCTACGCGCCCATGCAGCCCAGGGACGTGGGGCGGGTGGACGCGGTGGTCATCACCCACTCGCACGGGGACCACTTCCACCTGGGCTCGCTGCTGCCGCTGCCCCGCGACACGCGCATCTTCGTGCCCGCGGTGGAGCGCGAGAGCCTCTTCTCCACCGACTGCGCGCTGCGGCTCTCGCAGCTCGGCTTCACGCGCGTGGAGCCGCTGCGCTGGGGCGAGTCCCGGCAGGTGGGCGACGTCACCGTGCGCGCGCTGCCCTTCCACGGCGAGCAGCCCACGGACGAGGCGGGGCCCTACCCGGACCTCTTCAACGAGGGCAACGCGTGGCTGGTGCGCGCGCCGGGTTTCTCCTCCGCCTTCTTCGCGGACTCCGGGCACGACGTGCGCGGGGACATGGGTGAGGTGTGCCGGCGGGTGCTGCGCGAGGAGGGGCCGGTGGACGTGCTCTTCTGCGGCGTGCGCGGCTTCCGGCTGGCGCCCATCTTCTTCGGCTTCAGCACGCTGGACGCCTTCCTCGTCAACGTGCCGCGCCGGGCGCTGACGAAGCCGCAGCAGCTCATGGCCGGGCCGGAGGAGGCGCTGCATTACGGCGAATTGCTGGGCGCGCGCTACGTGGTGCCGTGCGCGGACGGCGGGGCGCCCTGGTACTGGCGCGAGGGCATGGGGCCCCGCTACCAGGGCTACCCGGGACAGCCGGTGAGCGGCGCGAGCCAGCTGGATGAGAATCCGGACGCGGACCCGTACCCGGAGCGGCTCGCGGAGGTGCGCCGCGCGGTGGGGCACGGGCCGCAGGCGCTGCTCCTGCGGCCCGGCGAGGCGCTGGCGTGGAAGGGACGGCGCAAGCCGGAGGTGATGCGCTACCCCGGCTTCACCTGGCCCTACTGA
- a CDS encoding OPT/YSL family transporter codes for MAQPAPQRPLPPSAPDASSSSELVQPRFGWLPEVGTWKYHALLSAVALLVLGPLGGIAASYMNFSVGFFVGGQVLAGILGSAVTYGYGAEGKHGANYMQTMAASVASLCAMSVLIQAMVWLGMEMPPAWHLILFVGCVGMFAVGVGMLYTPLLVDKLQLDYPSGLAVANILRALTDKRLLKASISKLGGGTLLGAVAAWMTEKVAFVASIGTSAATVGAGMIVGSRITVPAIVMAVIGALVTPYLREIGWLAPSDPFRKVGFMLGLAMICGAAAVDLSLLAVQAMARIRSRATAVADAEEESWKKVNMGRLVAWVVGWGAATLLVGTQVLGQPLGWLLLGLALALLFVLINGISYGITDQNPISSAFVISVMLMSLMGLKNPLVGLMGATILLISTSVGCDMQQDRSTGWRLGTNRVIQFRYQVLGVIMGALLCVGLARVFMTAYPALTINQLDNPKAEVGQWGSAMTYKLVGAIRGLGTLSDATVKLLLIGLAIGFVIQVVRKGVLSRPDYQRFIKGSRLGFAVGWAMDSLLLSSPYASSFGAFVNFPAALWFGAGGIFTSLWNTVAQRGQKSHAAGSPGEGEALPEDMSSMSLVGGGLIAGESLFFLIAGMIGLVSLLA; via the coding sequence ATGGCACAACCCGCCCCCCAGCGTCCCCTGCCCCCCTCTGCCCCCGACGCATCCTCCTCTTCGGAGCTCGTCCAGCCCCGCTTCGGCTGGCTACCCGAGGTGGGCACGTGGAAGTACCACGCGCTGCTCAGCGCAGTGGCGCTCCTCGTCCTTGGCCCGCTGGGAGGCATCGCCGCCTCGTACATGAACTTCAGCGTGGGCTTCTTCGTGGGCGGCCAGGTGCTGGCGGGAATCCTGGGCAGCGCCGTCACCTACGGCTACGGCGCGGAGGGCAAGCACGGCGCCAACTACATGCAGACGATGGCCGCGTCGGTGGCCTCGCTGTGCGCCATGTCCGTGCTCATCCAGGCCATGGTGTGGCTGGGCATGGAGATGCCGCCCGCCTGGCACCTCATCCTCTTCGTCGGCTGCGTGGGCATGTTCGCCGTGGGCGTGGGCATGCTCTACACGCCGCTGCTCGTGGACAAGCTGCAGCTCGACTACCCGTCGGGCCTGGCCGTCGCGAACATCCTCCGCGCGCTCACCGACAAGCGGCTGCTCAAGGCGTCCATCTCGAAGCTGGGCGGCGGCACGCTGCTGGGCGCGGTGGCGGCATGGATGACGGAGAAGGTCGCCTTCGTGGCCTCCATCGGCACGAGCGCCGCCACGGTGGGCGCAGGAATGATTGTCGGCAGTCGCATCACCGTGCCCGCCATCGTCATGGCCGTCATCGGCGCGCTGGTGACGCCCTATCTGCGCGAGATTGGCTGGCTGGCGCCGAGTGATCCGTTCCGCAAGGTGGGCTTCATGCTGGGGCTGGCCATGATTTGCGGCGCGGCGGCGGTGGACCTGTCGCTGCTCGCGGTGCAGGCCATGGCACGCATCCGCTCGCGTGCCACGGCGGTGGCGGATGCCGAGGAGGAGTCCTGGAAGAAGGTCAACATGGGCCGGCTGGTGGCCTGGGTGGTGGGTTGGGGCGCGGCGACGTTGCTGGTGGGGACGCAGGTGTTGGGTCAGCCGCTGGGCTGGCTCCTGCTGGGGCTCGCGCTGGCGCTGCTCTTCGTGCTCATCAACGGCATCTCCTACGGCATCACCGACCAGAACCCCATTTCCAGCGCGTTCGTCATCTCCGTCATGCTGATGTCGCTGATGGGGCTGAAGAACCCGCTGGTGGGGTTGATGGGCGCCACCATCCTGCTCATCTCCACGTCCGTGGGCTGTGACATGCAGCAGGACCGCTCCACCGGCTGGCGCCTGGGCACCAACCGCGTCATCCAGTTCCGCTACCAGGTGCTCGGCGTCATCATGGGCGCACTGCTGTGCGTGGGTCTGGCGCGCGTGTTCATGACGGCCTACCCCGCGCTCACCATCAACCAGCTCGACAACCCCAAGGCCGAGGTGGGCCAGTGGGGCTCCGCCATGACGTACAAGCTGGTGGGCGCCATCCGCGGACTGGGCACGCTGTCGGACGCCACGGTGAAGCTGCTGCTCATCGGCCTGGCCATCGGCTTCGTCATCCAGGTGGTGCGCAAGGGCGTGCTGAGCCGGCCGGACTACCAGCGCTTCATCAAGGGTTCCCGCCTGGGCTTCGCGGTGGGCTGGGCCATGGACTCGCTGCTGCTCTCCAGCCCCTACGCGTCGTCGTTCGGTGCCTTCGTGAACTTCCCGGCGGCGCTGTGGTTCGGCGCGGGCGGCATCTTCACCTCGCTGTGGAACACGGTGGCGCAGCGCGGCCAGAAGTCGCACGCCGCGGGCAGCCCCGGCGAGGGCGAGGCCCTCCCCGAGGACATGAGCAGCATGTCCCTCGTCGGCGGCGGGCTCATCGCCGGTGAGTCGCTCTTCTTCCTCATCGCCGGGATGATTGGCCTGGTGTCGCTGCTCGCATGA
- the thrS gene encoding threonine--tRNA ligase, which translates to MLDEHDHRSLGQRLDLFHLQEEAPGMVFWHPRGLMLYRLLEDHVRRRMQAEGYSEVRTPQVYAQPLWERSGHWENFRENMFLVEDGERHLAMKPVSCPGHIELVQRMAPSYRDLPLRLGEFGLVHRSEPGGALHGLFRLRQFTQDDGHIFCAEEQVQQEVVRFARSLKDFYAGLGFDEVQVAFSSRPAQRAGSDESWDKAEAWLLSAAKEAGLECLMQPGQGAFYGPKLEFVLKDRLGRAWQCGTIQLDRVLPERFDLRYVDASGARVRPVMLHRALLGSLERFIGVLLEHHGGALPAWLAPEQVVVASVGEAARDYAERFAARLRESGCRARADVRGESLSRKIVDAHGAGAPWLVVVGAREVEAGGVRLRQRDGAQKDLRWDDAVAELVAACRPAADA; encoded by the coding sequence ATGCTTGACGAACACGACCACCGCTCGCTGGGCCAGCGCCTGGACCTCTTCCACCTGCAGGAGGAGGCCCCGGGCATGGTGTTCTGGCACCCGCGCGGGTTGATGCTGTACCGGCTGCTGGAGGACCACGTCCGCCGGCGCATGCAGGCGGAGGGCTACAGCGAAGTCCGTACGCCGCAGGTCTACGCGCAGCCCTTGTGGGAGCGCAGCGGCCACTGGGAGAACTTCCGCGAGAACATGTTCCTGGTGGAGGACGGCGAGCGGCACCTCGCCATGAAGCCGGTGAGCTGCCCGGGCCACATCGAGCTCGTGCAGCGCATGGCCCCCAGCTACCGGGATTTGCCCCTGCGGCTGGGGGAGTTCGGCCTCGTCCACCGCAGCGAGCCGGGCGGCGCGTTGCACGGCCTGTTCCGCCTGCGCCAGTTCACGCAGGATGACGGCCACATCTTCTGCGCCGAAGAACAGGTGCAGCAGGAGGTGGTCCGCTTCGCGCGCTCGCTGAAGGACTTCTACGCGGGCCTCGGCTTCGACGAGGTGCAGGTGGCCTTCTCCAGCCGTCCGGCCCAACGCGCCGGCAGCGACGAGAGCTGGGACAAGGCCGAGGCCTGGCTGTTGTCCGCGGCGAAGGAGGCCGGGCTGGAGTGCCTCATGCAGCCGGGCCAGGGCGCCTTCTACGGACCGAAGCTGGAGTTCGTGCTGAAGGACAGGCTGGGGCGCGCGTGGCAGTGCGGGACGATCCAGCTCGACCGGGTGCTGCCCGAGCGCTTCGACCTGCGCTACGTGGACGCCTCGGGGGCGCGAGTCAGGCCGGTGATGCTTCACCGCGCGCTGCTCGGCAGCCTGGAGCGCTTCATCGGCGTGCTGCTGGAGCACCACGGGGGCGCGCTGCCGGCGTGGCTCGCTCCGGAGCAGGTGGTGGTGGCCTCCGTGGGTGAGGCGGCCCGTGACTACGCGGAGCGCTTCGCCGCCCGGCTGCGCGAGTCGGGCTGTCGCGCCCGCGCGGACGTCCGGGGTGAGTCGCTGTCGAGGAAGATTGTCGACGCGCACGGAGCCGGCGCGCCGTGGCTGGTGGTGGTGGGCGCTCGCGAGGTGGAGGCCGGCGGCGTACGCCTGCGCCAGCGCGACGGCGCCCAGAAGGACCTGCGGTGGGACGACGCTGTCGCGGAGTTGGTGGCCGCGTGCCGTCCGGCGGCGGACGCCTGA